The following are encoded together in the Brassica napus cultivar Da-Ae chromosome A9, Da-Ae, whole genome shotgun sequence genome:
- the LOC125578557 gene encoding uncharacterized protein LOC125578557 → MSSTPHDSPLHDSPIHDSPLHDSPIHDSYLHDSLQLDSNEFCTTLKLPGRVYEAVETPDNPKAIIHHSKIDYIEKVEDILGKEEFSFIENSHIGSILKLVKRNRVQFSEELFHFLMQRRVLTQGEDLWFTFSDQPMRFSLREFHLTTGLRCEEDQTITEPLFKIMKKPYIWMLGKIDKFTVRTLYEMFKKKARSMPTLERLSLGTAILTEAVIMAENPSSKIPRDRLQRYMNYRSHKIAWGKTAYRILMRSVKSLSASSWTGDSYEVSGFALAINLWAMSSVNVLGKSLGKPCETSSSSDPLCLHWDSTRTPTIAEVLELEKINNVEVSTVIGLAEEYKHLVGATHSDDADFHSVVKLVQQGYKMRRSDWEKGFVDMFVATEDIGQQRKTKDEDAEHGEDLNHNEDEEEKKDEEEKTDEEENKDEEYQKDKEQRKDKNHSMSNSEKLDKLIQMVRDLDKRVVMIQNVLGVKFNDSSPNKEDCENGASSGDRRSAQDYENEEDTINEEANSDDKKNAPDDENEEDTIAEAANSEDTIAEEANSGDGRSALDDENEKEICDEEAKSGTEHQREEENILGEIETTQKITQDEDTEKLESESCLKQTSQVTSPTPTFNTPNFDTRVSSPNPTFTSPKFDLLSQESHSGKGTNEVLMRDVYEIPVFQPLMKIKKRLVQQHSQVNEDVEPPLQKKFKADTDNVPLRRSERGQIPSIHTQPPFTGARKKHPILHPFEPVDKTRKEKMREWKMSNKRKKLRINQEIVNAKWFSDIETPGKKLSKTHIEAGFELLKLRQINNPDLFLNKTALVVGVKFLEEIDEFYDEFLDDKKGFQFGAGFDKYNIEKNINFLYSAIAVAEKYWLGVVINLEKRNITAFNCAAMKFTDASLVPYVNAYAMALPFMIRYFFKDVSMDTSKFSIKIVSEGFPQVLKIEDSGVYALKLIECHAMRIVDLTKLSEEKIAIIREKLAVDIFSELQ, encoded by the exons ATGTCGTCTACTCCTCACGATTCTCCTCTACACGATTCTCCTATACACGATTCTCCTCTTCACGATTCTCCTATTCATGATTCTTATCTTCACGATTCTCTACAA TTGGATAGCAACGAGTTTTGCACAACCTTGAAATTGCCTGGGAGGGTTTATGAAGCTGTAGAAACACCAGATAATCCCAAAGCGATAATCCAtcactcaaagattgattaTATCGAGAAGGTGGAAGATATATTAGGAAAAGAAGAGTTTTCTTTCATAGAGAACTCTCACATTGGGAGCATTTTGAAGTTGGTTAAAAGGAATAGGGTTCAATTTTCAGAAGAGTTGTTCCATTTTCTAATGCAGCGAAGAGTATTGACGCAAGGAGAGGATCTCTGGTTTACTTTCTCGGACCAGCCTATGAGGTTTTCACTAAGGGAATTTCATCTGACAACAGGCTTACGTTGTGAGGAAGATCAGACAATAACAGAGCCGCTGTTCAAAATAATGAAGAAGCCATACATTTGGATGCTGGGCAAGATTGATAAGTTTACGGTGAGAACGTTATATGAAATGTTTAAAAAGAAAGCACGAAGCATGCCAACACTAGAAAGATTATCCCTTGGAACAGCAATACTCACAGAAGCGGTAATTATGGCAGAAAATCCGAGTTCTAAAATCCCGAGAGACAGGTTGCAGCGTTATATGAACTATCGCTCACACAAGATTGCTTGGGGTAAAACTGCTTATAGAATCTTGATGAGAAGTGTAAAAAGTTTGAGTGCAAGTTCCTGGACAGGAGATAGTTATGAAGTGAGTGGTTTTGCGCTAGCCATAAATCTGTGGGCAATGTCATCAGTGAATGTGCTTGGTAAATCTTTGGGAAAGCCATGCGAGACATCCTCTTCTTCTGATCCGTTGTGTCTACATTGGGACTCAACAAGAACTCCGACAATAGCTGAAGTGTTAGAGCTGGAGAAGATAAACAAT GTTGAGGTTAGCACAGTGATTGGATTGGCTGAGGAATACAAACATTTGGTGGGGGCAACACATAGTGACGATGCTGACTTTCACAGTGTTGTGAAACTAGTTCAACAAGGATACAAAATGAGGAGAAGCGATTGGGAGAAAGGTTTTGTGGATATGTTTGTTGCAACAGAAGATATAGGTCAACAACGCAAGACAAAAGACGAAGATGCAGAGCATGGTGAAGATCTGAACCAtaatgaagatgaagaggaaaagaaagatgaagaggaaAAGACAGATGAAGAGGAAAATAAAGATGAAGAGTATCAAAAGGATAAGGAgcaaagaaaagataaaaatcATTCCATGTCTAACAGCGAGAAACTTGATAAGCTAATCCAAATGGTTCGTGATTTGGATAAGCGAGTAGTAATGATCCAGAATGTTTTAGGAGTTAAG tttaacgACAGTTCACCAAACAAAGAAGATTGTGAAAATGGAGCTAGTTCTGGTGATAGAAGAAGTGCAcaagattatgaaaatgaagaagatacaattaatgaagAAGCAAACtctgatgataaaaaaaatgcaccagatgatgaaaatgaagaagatacaATTGCTGAAGCAGCAAACTCTGAAGATACAATTGCTGAAGAAGCAAACTCTGGCGATGGAAGAAGTGCACTggatgatgaaaatgaaaaagagataTGTGATGAAGAAGCAAAATCTGGTACAGAGCATCAAAGGGAAGAAGAGAATATTCTTGGGGAAATTGAGACTACACAAAAAATCACTCAAGACGAAGACACAGaaaaacttgaatcagaaaGTTGCTTGAAACAAACGTCGCAG GTTACGTCGCCTACTCCAACATTCAATACTCCAAACTTTGATACAAGG GTTTCATCGCCTAATCCAACATTTACGTCTCCTAAGTTTGATCTCCTTTCCCAAGAAAGTCATAGTGGAAAGGGTACAAATGAG GTTCTTATGAGAGATGTTTATGAGATTCCTGTTTTCCAACctctaatgaaaataaaaaagagattgGTACAACAACACAGCCAG GTAAACGAAGATGTTGAGCCTCCACTTCAAAAGAAGTTTAAAGCTGATACAGATAATGTTCCGCTAAGAAGAAGTGAAAGAGGTCAAATACCATCCATTCATACACAACCACCGTTTACAGGAGCAAGGAAGAAACATCCGATTCTTCATCCCTTTGAGCCAGTtgataaaacaagaaaagaaaaaatgagagAATGGAAAATGTCAAACAAAAGAaa GAAGCTGAGAATCAATCAAGAGATAGTAAACGCAAAGTGGTTTTCGGATATTGAAACTCCGggaaaaaaactttcaaaaacg catATTGAAGCAGGTTTTGAGTTGCTGAAACTGAGACAGATAAACAATCCAGATTTGTTTCTGAACAAAACTGCCTTAGTTGTTGGAGTGAAGTTTCTTGAAGAAATAGATGAGTTTTATGATGAGTTTTTAGATGACAAGAAAGGTTTCCAATTTGGAGCAGGCTTTGACAAGTACAACATAGAGAAGAATATCAACTTCCTCTATTCGGCCATTGCAGTAGCAGAGAAGTATTGGCTTGGAGTTGTAATCAACTTGGAGAAGAGAAATATCACAGCATTCAATTGTGCAGCAATGAAGTTCACAGATGCGAGTTTGGTCCCTTACGTTAATGCATA
- the LOC106369061 gene encoding transcription factor MYB51 encodes MVRTPCCRAELGLKKGAWTPEEDQKLTSYVNRHGEGGWRTLPEKAGLKRCGKSCRLRWANYLRPDIKRGEFTEDEELSIISLHALHGNKWAAIARGLPGRTDNEIKNYWNTHIKKRLIKKGVDPVTHKNISENLQDILEKRNINQTIITSDDDLDHNKKMEKSARFLNRVANRFGKRINQSVLSEIIGSGGPHATITNNTTTITTSVTVDSKSDKSTSSSFTPTSNLLMTANGNATSSPSTFSESSINDRLMYWDKEDDIGFSTFLNDEDFMVLEESCVENTEFMKELTRFLGEDETDNVEMMPVYEHQDSFEDIDNYFA; translated from the exons atgGTGCGGACACCATGTTGCAGAGCTGAGTTAGGGTTAAAGAAAGGAGCATGGACTCCCGAGGAAGATCAGAAGCTTACCTCCTACGTTAACCGTCACGGTGAAGGTGGCTGGCGAACTCTCCCCGAAAAAGctg GACTCAAGAGATGTGGCAAAAGCTGCAGATTGAGATGGGCCAATTATCTAAGACCTGACATCAAAAGAGGAGAGTTCACTGAAGACGAGGAACTTTCAATCATCTCTCTTCACGCTCTTCACGGCAACAA atgggcTGCAATAGCTCGTGGATTACCAGGAAGAACCGATAACGAAATCAAGAACTACTGGAACACtcatatcaaaaaacgtttgATCAAGAAAGGTGTTGATCCGGTTACTCACAAGAACATATCAGAAAATTTGCAGGATATTCTGGAGAAACGAAACATTAATCAGACAATTATAACGAGTGATGATGATCTTGATCATAACAAGAAGATGGAGAAGTCGGCTAGGTTCTTGAACAGAGTAGCTAATAGGTTCGGAAAGAGAATCAACCAGAGTGTTTTGTCTGAAATTATCGGTAGTGGTGGCCCACATGCTACTATTACTAATAACACTACTACTATTACTACAAGTGTCACCGTTGACTCCAAATCTGATAAGTCAACGAGCTCTTCCTTCACACCAACCTCGAATCTTCTCATGACCGCTAACGGTAACGCTACGTCGTCTCCGTCCACATTTTCTGAGTCATCCATTAACGATCGATTAATGTACTGGGATAAGGAAGATGATATCGGATTCTCAACATTTCTGAATGATGAAGATTTCATGGTGTTGGAAGAGTCTTGTGTTGAGAACACTGAGTTCATGAAAGAGCTTACGAGGTTTCTTGGGGAGGATGAGACGGACAACGTAGAAATGATGCCCGTCTATGAGCATCAAGACAGTTTTGAAGATATTGATAACTATTTTGCATGA
- the LOC106369060 gene encoding zinc finger BED domain-containing protein DAYSLEEPER → MEWNVNNAFKTYKEMEPKAMMDMSLLPHSSDPTDIALGSSSDNAIANNTAPPKRKKTMTSVFLKYFETSPDTKTRKCKLCAQSYSIATATGNLGRHLNNRHPGYDKATDVATTSVPQKPQVAVKPSQSQSKAPQIDYDHLNWLVLKWLSLSSLPPSTVDETWLGNSFKFLNPSVQLWPAEKYKAVLKEVFRSMQGDVKTTLEHVQSRVSLTLSFWSSYENIFYMSVTGNWIDENWSSHRLLLDICRIPYPSGGSEIYASLLKVFKMYSIEDRVLCCTHDNSENAIHACHSLKEYLDGQKVLPFCYIPCAAQTLNDIIDEGLATIKPIISKIREFTQELNASMELSDDFVQLTTTYQEGNWKLPIDASSRWSGNYQMVNILCKAGKSLDSVIRKNEESLENRMVLSSAEKNAVSIVHSYLDLDSFRKTTDDMCTNKDLTVGLALLFMDNISEMITTCQKSCHNPDWLRTCAENMSQKARSYNTQVCNVFTYITAVLDPRIKTEYIPETLNLESYIDEARGHFIRNYASPHHFTSSLASGYRPHQEIDEGGGGNISFAEEIARRKRRGSMSNNNAVDELTQYLSESIVPMQTDVLDWWKGNSGRYPRLSNMARDFLAVQATSAAPEEIFCVKGEEIDKQRYCMPHDSTQSVLCIRSWIEAGMKLKFKSTEIDYERLMELAATVAADNSDKIQHK, encoded by the exons ATGGAGTGGAACGTTAACAACGCTTTCAAAACCTACAAAG AAATGGAACCAAAAGCAATGATGGATATGTCACTCCTTCCACACTCTTCTGATCCCACTGACATTGCCTTAGGCTCTTCTTCTGACAACGCCATTGCCAACAATACTGCTCCCCCTAAACGCAAGAAGACTATGACTTCTGTCTTCCTTAAATACTTCGAGACCTCACCTGACACCAAGACTCGCAAATGCAAACTCTGTGCTCAAAGCTACTCCATTGCAACCGCCACAG GTAATCTTGGAAGGCATCTGAACAATCGACATCCAGGATATGATAAGGCAACGGATGTTGCAACCACCTCAGTACCACAGAAACCCCAAGTCGCTGTCAAGCCCTCACAGTCCCAGTCCAAAGCACCGCAGATCGATTACGATCATCTCAACTGGTTGGTTCTCAAGTGGCTCTCTCTCTCATCGCTCCCTCCCTCTACCGTAGACGAAACATGGCTGGGAAACTCCTTCAAGTTTCTTAACCCATCCGTCCAGCTATGGCCTGCTGAAAAGTATAAAGCTGTGCTCAAGGAGGTTTTCAGAAGCATGCAGGGAGATGTCAAGACAACACTGGAGCATGTCCAGTCCAGAGTTTCGCTCACCTTGAGTTTCTGGAGTTCGTAcgagaatattttttatatgagcGTGACGGGAAATTGGATTGATGAGAACTGGTCCTCTCATAGATTGCTTCTCGATATTTGCAGGATTCCTTATCCCTCTGGAGGTTCTGAGATCTATGCATCTCTTTTAAAAGTCTTTAAGATGTATAGCATTGAAGATAGGGTTCTGTGTTGTACACATGACAACAGTGAGAACGCTATCCACGCTTGTCATAGTCTGAAGGAGTACTTAGATGGTCAGAAGGTCTTGCCTTTCTGCTACATTCCCTGCGCTGCTCAGACTTTGAATGATATTATTGACGAGGGGTTAGCAACTATAAAGCCTATAATCTCAAAGATCAGAGAGTTCACACAAGAGTTAAACGCCTCCATGGAGCTGTCAGATGATTTCGTTCAGCTGACAACAACTTATCAGGAAGGAAACTGGAAGCTTCCCATAGATGCTTCTTCTCGTTGGAGTGGTAACTACCAAATGGTCAACATCTTGTGCAAGGCTGGCAAGTCCTTGGACTCGGTGATAAGGAAAAACGAGGAAAGTCTAGAGAACAGAATGGTGTTGAGCTCTGCAGAGAAGAACGCTGTGAGCATTGTCCACAGTTACTTGGATTTGGATTCGTTTCGCAAAACGACTGACGATATGTGCACAAACAAGGATCTCACCGTCGGTCTAGCTCTCCTCTTCATGGATAACATCTCTGAGATGATCACAACTTGCCAAAAGTCTTGCCACAACCCTGACTGGCTAAGAACTTGCGCTGAGAACATGTCGCAGAAGGCGAGAAGCTACAACACACAAGTCTGCAACGTGTTCACTTACATTACAGCCGTTCTTGACCCGCGCATCAAAACGGAGTACATCCCAGAGACGCTGAACCTAGAGAGCTATATAGATGAAGCAAGAGGGCATTTCATTCGGAACTATGCTTCTCCTCATCATTTCACGTCTTCTCTAGCCAGCGGGTACCGTCCACATCAGGAGATAGACGAAGGAGGAGGAGGGAACATCTCATTTGCAGAGGAGATCGCTagaaggaagagaagaggaaGCATGAGTAACAACAATGCTGTTGATGAACTGACTCAGTACTTATCAGAGTCTATTGTCCCGATGCAGACCGATGTGTTGGACTGGTGGAAGGGGAACAGCGGAAGGTACCCGCGGCTTTCTAACATGGCTCGAGACTTCCTTGCTGTTCAGGCGACTTCAGCTGCGCCGGAAGAGATATTTTGCGTTAAAGGAGAGGAGATTGATAAGCAAAGGTATTGCATGCCACATGATAGCACACAGTCTGTGCTTTGTATCAGGTCATGGATTGAAGCTGGGATGAAACTTAAGTTCAAGTCAACTGAGATTGACTATGAGCGGTTAATGGAGTTAGCTGCCACCGTGGCTGCTGATAACTCTGACAAGATTCAACATAAATGA
- the LOC106369059 gene encoding 60S ribosomal protein L6-1-like encodes MPAAKQRTPKVSRNPDLIRGVGKYSRSQMYHKRGLWAIKAKNGGVFPRHDAKSKVDSPVEKPAKFYPAEDVKKPLANRRKPKPTKLKSSITPGTVLIILAGRFKGKRVVFLKQLSSGLLLVTGPFKINGVPLRRVNQSYVIGTSTKVDISGVSVEKFDDKYFGKVAEKKNKKGEGEFFEAEKEVKKEIPQEKKEDQKAVDAALIKAIESVPELKTYLGARFSLSQGMKPHELVF; translated from the exons ATGCCGGCGGCGAAGCAAAGGACCCCTAAAGTTAGCCGAAACCCCGATCTCATCAGGGGCGTTGGCAAATACTCTCGTTCCCAAATGTACCACAAGAGAGGCTTGTGGGCAATCAAGGCCAAAAACGGCGGCGTTTTCCCCCGCCACGACGCTAAGTCCAAGGTCGATTCTCCCGTTGAGAAGCCCGCCAAGTTTTATCCGGCGGAAGACGTTAAGAAGCCCCTCGCCAACAGACGCAAGCCTAAGCCTACCAAGCTCAA ATCAAGCATTACTCCAGGAACTGTGTTGATCATTCTCGCTGGTAGATTCAAGGGCAAGAGGGTTGTCTTCCTCAAGCAGCTTTCTTCTGGTCTGCTCTTGGTCACTG GACCATTCAAGATCAATGGTGTTCCACTGAGACGTGTTAACCAGTCCTATGTGATTGGAACATCCACAAAGGTTGACATTTCCGGAGTCAGCGTTGAGAAGTTCGATGACAAGTACTTCGGGAAGGTCgctgagaagaagaacaagaaaggAGAAGGCGAGTTCTTTGAAGCAGAGAAAGAG GTGAAGAAAGAGATCCCACAGgagaagaaagaagaccagAAGGCCGTTGACGCAGCCCTGATCAAAGCCATTGAGTCAGTGCCAGAGCTCAAGACTTACCTCGGCGCCAGGTTCTCATTGTCTCAAGGAATGAAACCCCATGAGCTTGTTTTCTAG
- the LOC106365340 gene encoding tetraspanin-11-like, producing MFRVSNFVVGLANTLIMLVGVSAIGYSIYMFVHQDVTNCETAIRAPLLTTGVVLFVVSLLGVIGSCFKENLAMVLYLIILIAGIVALIGFSVFLFFVTNKGAGRVVSGRGYREYQTVDFSTWLNSFVGGKRWVGIRSCLAEASVCDDLSGGPVSQIADEFYHKNLSPLQSGCCKPPSNCNFEFKNATCWIPPAKNETVVAANNGDCGAWSNVQTELCFNCNACKAGVLANIREKWRNLLIFNVCLIILLITVYSCGCCARRNNRTARKSGFKRKTMEDQLRQLKDIFDRFDMDADGSLTILELAALLRSLGLKPSGDQIHVLLANMDANGNGFVEFDELVGNLPDLNEEIGNNTEHLLDIFNSFDRDGNGFISAAELAGAMAKMGQPLTYKELTEMIKEADTNGDGVISFGEFASIMAKSAVDYFGLKINS from the exons ATGTTTCGAGTAAGCAATTTCGTTGTGGGTCTAGCCAACACGTTAATAATGTTAGTGGGCGTATCAGCCATTGGTTATTCGATATACATGTTCGTTCACCAAGACGTGACCAATTGTGAAACAGCGATTCGGGCACCACTTCTCACAACCGGTGTCGTCCTCTTCGTGGTGTCGTTACTAGGAGTGATCGGTTCTTGCTTCAAGGAGAATCTCGCCATGGTCTTGTACTTGATCATACTCATTGCAGGCATTGTTGCCTTAATCGGTTTCTCGGTATTTCTCTTCTTTGTCACGAACAAAGGAGCCGGTCGTGTGGTCTCTGGTAGAGGGTATAGAGAGTACCAGACGGTTGATTTCTCGACATGGCTTAACAGTTTCGTCGGTGGGAAGAGATGGGTTGGTATAAGATCTTGTCTGGCTGAAGCTAGCGTGTGTGATGATTTGAGTGGTGGTCCTGTTAGTCAGATCGCCGATGAGTTTTATCACAAGAACTTGTCTCCACTCCAG TCTGGTTGTTGTAAGCCACCGTCAAATTGCAACTTTGAGTTTAAAAACGCGACGTGCTGGATACCACCAGCGAAAAACGAAACGGTTGTTGCGGCCAACAACGGTGACTGCGGTGCATGGAGTAACGTGCAAACGGAGTTATGTTTTAACTGCAACGCATGCAAAGCTGGAGTGTTGGCGAATATTAGAGAGAAGTGGAGGAACCTTTTGATATTCAACGTTTGTCTCATAATCCTACTCATCACCGTCTATTCTTGCGGTTGTTGTGCTCGTCGTAACAATCGTACGGCTAGGAAAAGTGGTTTT aaaagaaaaacaatggaGGATCAGCTAAGACAATTAAAAGACATATTCGATCGGTTCGACATGGACGCAGATGGAAGCTTAACCATCTTAGAACTCGCGGCCCTGCTCCGGTCCCTCGGTCTCAAACCATCAGGGGACCAAATCCATGTTTTGTTAGCAAACATGGACGCAAACGGCAACGGTTTTGTCGAGTTTGATGAGCTCGTAGGCAATCTTCCCGACCTTAACGAAGAGATCGGTAACAATACCGAACATTTACTCGACATTTTCAACTCGTTCGATAGAGATGGTAATGGATTCATCAGCGCGGCGGAGTTGGCTGGAGCCATGGCCAAGATGGGGCAACCGTTGACGTATAAGGAACTAACGGAGATGATCAAAGAAGCTGATACAAACGGTGATGGTGTCATAAGCTTCGGTGAATTTGCTTCTATTATGGCTAAATCTGCTGTTgattattttggtttaaaaattaattcatga
- the LOC106369058 gene encoding 2-isopropylmalate synthase 1, chloroplastic, producing MASSLLRNPSLSSSTTTPSLPTFSTTITTPLSFRFPPSHHRRRSSSASLRLSCSISDPPPPLPPHPLRRRRPDYIPNRISDPNYVRIFDTTLRDGEQSPGATLTSKEKLDIARQLAKLGVDIIEAGFPAASKDDFEAVKTISETVGNAVNENGYVPVICGLSRCNERDIQTAWEAVRYAKRPRIHTFIATSDIHLEYKLKKSKQEVIEIARSMVRFARSLGCDDVEFSPEDAGRSEREFLYEILGEVIKAGATTLNIPDTVGITLPSEFGQLIADIKANTPGIENVVISTHCQNDLGLSTANTLSGAHAGARQVEVTINGIGERAGNASLEEVVMAIKCRGDHVLGGLYTGIDTRHIVMTSKMVEDYTGMQTQPHKAIVGANAFAHESGIHQDGMLKHKGTYEIICPEEIGLERSNDAGIVLGKLSGRHALKDRLTELGYVLDDEQLSTIFWRFKSVAEQKKRVTDADIIALVSDEVFQPEAVWKLLDIQITCGTLGLSTATVKLADADGKEHCACSMGTGPVDSAYKAVDLIVKEPATLLEYSMNAVTEGIDAIATTRVLVRGNNTYTSTNAITGEEVLRTFSGTGAGMDIVVSSVKAYVGALNKMLDFKEKSPKKVPSRNIKVTA from the exons ATGGCGTCTTCCCTTCTCAGAAACCCTTCACtctcatcatcaacaacaacacctTCTCTCCCCACCTTCTCCACAACAATCACCACACCACTCTCCTTCCGTTTCCCACCATCCCACCACCGCCGCCGCTCCTCCTCCGCCTCCCTCCGCCTCTCCTGCTCCATCTCAGATCCACCGCCCCCTCTCCCTCCCCACCccctccgccgccgccgcccGGACTACATCCCCAACCGCATTTCCGACCCCAACTACGTCCGCATCTTCGACACCACGCTCCGCGACGGCGAGCAGTCCCCCGGCGCCACCCTCACCTCCAAGGAGAAGCTCGACATCGCGCGGCAGCTCGCGAAGCTCGGCGTCGACATCATCGAGGCCGGGTTCCCCGCCGCGTCCAAAGACGACTTCGAGGCGGTCAAGACCATTTCCGAAACCGTCGGAAACGCCGTCAACGAGAACGGTTACGTCCCCGTCATCTGCGGTCTCTCGAGGTGCAACGAGAGAGATATCCAGACGGCTTGGGAGGCTGTGAGATACGCCAAAAGGCCTAGGATCCATACGTTCATCGCCACGAGTGATATTCACTTGGAGTATAAGCTCAAGAAGAGTAAACAAGAAGTCATCGAGATCGCGAGGAGCATGGTTAGGTTCGCTAGGAGCTTGGGGTGTGATGACGTGGAGTTTAGTCCTGAAGATGCAGGAAG GTCGGAGAGGGAGTTTTTGTATGAGATTCTTGGAGAAGTGATAAAAGCTGGAGCGACGACGCTTAATATTCCTGATACTGTTGGTATCACTTTGCCTAGTGAGTTTGGTCAGTTGATTGCTGATATAAAGGCTAATACCCCTGGGATTGAGAACGTTGTCATCTCGACTCATTGTCAGAATGATCTTGGACTCTCTACCGCCAACACTTTATCT GGAGCACATGCAGGTGCTAGGCAGGTTGAAGTGACGATTAATGGAATTGGTGAAAGAGCTGGAAACGCTTCACTAGAAGAG GTTGTGATGGCAATAAAATGCCGAGGAGATCATGTGTTAGGAGGTCTATATACTGGAATTGATACTCGCCACATTGTTATGACAAGCAAGATG GTGGAAGATTACACTGGAATGCAAACGCAGCCCCATAAGGCTATTGTAGGAGCGAATGCCTTTGCTCATGAAAGTGGTATTCATCAG GATGGAATGCTGAAACACAAGGGTACCTATGAAATTATATGCCCTGAAGAAATTGGACTTGAGCGATCAAATGATGCTGGCATTGTCTTAGGGAAGCTTAG TGGGCGCCATGCGTTGAAAGACCGTTTGACTGAG CTTGGTTATGTATTGGACGATGAACAGCTAAGCACCATTTTCTGGCGCTTCAAATCCGTGGCTGAGCAGAAAAAG AGAGTTACTGATGCGGATATAATAGCGTTGGTATCTGACGAGGTGTTCCAGCCAGAAGCTGTATGGAAACTACTGGACATTCAG ATAACTTGTGGAACTCTGGGGCTTTCAACAGCAACGGTGAAACTGGCTGATGCTGATGGCAAAGAGCATTGTGCTTGTTCAATGGGAACTGGCCCTGTTGATTCAGCTTATAAGGCAGTTGACCTTATCGTCAAG GAACCGGCGACTCTGCTTGAGTACTCAATGAATGCAGTAACAGAAGGCATTGATGCCATAGCAACTACACGAGTTCTTGTCCGTGGAAACAACACTTACACATCTACCAACGCAATAACTGGCGAAGAAGTTTTAAGGACCTTCAG TGGAACCGGAGCGGGAATGGACATTGTGGTGTCAAGCGTCAAGGCTTATGTAGGAGCTCTTAACAAAATGCTCGATTTCAAAGAGAAGTCTCCGAAAAAAGTTCCTTCTCGAAACATCAAAGTCACTGCCTGA